The Zerene cesonia ecotype Mississippi chromosome 14, Zerene_cesonia_1.1, whole genome shotgun sequence genome window below encodes:
- the LOC119831763 gene encoding 39S ribosomal protein L13, mitochondrial: MSAAKRVQQWATFARTWHIFDCKWQDPYQSANVIKKYLMGMHKPIYHPMNDCGDVVVCINSREIALRGDEWRKRAYFHHTGYPGGASWTLAWEVHNKDPTMIIKKAVYRSMNGNLQRRHTMQRLFIYPGEEVPNDVMQNVTNQIRQLRLVPTRLDHIPEEDVQKFPKVMEYPSDYVLK; the protein is encoded by the exons ATGTCAGCGGCAAAGCGTGTGCag CAATGGGCCACCTTTGCACGTACCTGGCATATTTTCGACTGCAAATGGCAAGACCCATACCAGTCGGCAAACGTtatcaaaaagtatttaatggGCATGCATAAACCAATTTATCATCCAATGAATGATTGTGGAGATGTTGTCGTTTGTATAAACAGCAGAGAAATAGCTTTACGAGGTGATGAATGGAGAAAACGAGCGTATTTCCACCACACAGGCTATCCTGGAGGAGCTTCTTGGACTTTAGCATGGGAAGTTCACAACAAGGATCCAACaatg ATTATAAAGAAAGCTGTGTATAGATCAATGAACGGCAACCTTCAGAGACGACACACAATGCAgagattgtttatttatcccGGTGAAGAGGTACCTAATGATGTGATGCAAAATGTGACCAATCAAATTAGACAATTACGTCTGGTACCCACAAGACTCGATCATATACCTGAGGAAGATGTCCAGAAATTCCCCAAAGTCATGGAATATCCCAGTGATTATGTGCTTAAATAA
- the LOC119831786 gene encoding 39S ribosomal protein L13, mitochondrial-like produces the protein MSAAKRVQQWATFARTWHIFDCKWQDPYQSANVIKKYLMGMHKPIYHPMNDCGDVVVCINSREIALRGDEWRKRAYFHHTGYPGGASWTLAWEVHNKDPTMIIKKAVYRSMNGNLQRRHTMQRLFIYPGEEVPNDVMQNVTNQIRQLRLVPTRLDHIPEEDVQKFPKVMEYPSDYVLK, from the exons ATGTCAGCGGCAAAGCGTGTGCag CAATGGGCCACATTTGCACGTACCTGGCATATTTTCGACTGCAAATGGCAAGACCCGTACCAGTCGGCAAACGTtatcaaaaagtatttaatggGCATGCATAAACCAATTTATCATCCAATGAATGATTGTGGAGATGTTGTCGTTTGTATAAACAGCAGAGAAATAGCTTTACGAGGTGATGAATGGAGAAAACGAGCGTACTTCCACCACACAGGCTATCCTGGAGGAGCTTCTTGGACTTTAGCATGGGAAGTTCACAACAAGGATCCAACaatg ATTATAAAGAAAGCTGTGTATAGATCAATGAACGGCAACCTTCAGAGACGACACACAATGCAgagattgtttatttatcccGGTGAAGAGGTACCTAATGATGTGATGCAAAATGTGACCAATCAAATTAGACAATTACGTCTGGTACCCACAAGACTAGATCATATACCTGAGGAAGATGTCCAGAAATTCCCCAAAGTCATGGAATATCCCAGTGATTATGTGCTTAAATAA